In Modestobacter versicolor, a single genomic region encodes these proteins:
- a CDS encoding SGNH/GDSL hydrolase family protein — MARMGKRDWTSGPGGAPWWALGVILVGVALLAFLYPMATGRLQDPLPEAERARLAAAAAPSPSEEAGAAPAVAAFIGDSYTVGAGTEAPEQSFTARVAAHEGWREANLGRGGTGYVTALEGDVAQAACSLDRCPTYTEMIDDAVAVAPDVVVVSGGRNEVDVADDADYADGVAAFFRTLREQLPAARIIAISPLWSDGAPPDELALVAEAVRVGVTGAGGSYLDVGQPLQEHPEWVIDDGIHPDPTGHAAIADAVNARLDALPPTTP; from the coding sequence ATGGCCCGGATGGGGAAGCGCGACTGGACGTCCGGCCCGGGCGGAGCCCCCTGGTGGGCCCTCGGTGTCATCCTCGTGGGGGTCGCGCTGCTCGCCTTCCTCTACCCGATGGCCACCGGCCGCCTGCAGGACCCGCTGCCGGAGGCCGAGCGCGCCCGGCTGGCGGCGGCCGCTGCGCCCAGCCCGTCCGAGGAGGCCGGAGCCGCGCCGGCGGTCGCTGCCTTCATCGGCGACTCGTACACGGTCGGCGCCGGGACGGAGGCCCCCGAGCAGTCCTTCACCGCCCGGGTGGCCGCGCACGAGGGCTGGCGGGAGGCGAACCTCGGCCGCGGCGGCACCGGGTACGTCACCGCCCTCGAGGGGGACGTCGCCCAGGCGGCCTGCTCGCTCGACCGCTGCCCCACCTACACCGAGATGATCGACGACGCCGTGGCCGTGGCCCCTGACGTGGTCGTGGTCTCCGGCGGGCGGAACGAGGTCGACGTGGCCGACGACGCCGACTACGCGGACGGCGTGGCGGCGTTCTTCCGCACGCTCCGCGAGCAGCTGCCCGCTGCCCGGATCATCGCGATCTCACCGCTGTGGTCCGACGGAGCGCCCCCGGACGAGCTCGCCCTCGTCGCTGAGGCGGTCCGGGTCGGTGTCACCGGGGCCGGCGGCAGCTACCTGGACGTCGGCCAGCCGCTGCAGGAGCACCCGGAGTGGGTCATCGACGACGGCATCCACCCGGACCCGACCGGGCACGCGGCGATCGCCGATGCGGTCAACGCCCGGCTGGACGCGCTCCCGCCCACGACGCCCTGA
- the cysC gene encoding adenylyl-sulfate kinase: protein MAQNRMRLTHAQLADLARHAFGLTPGAPDLPADTEFEDAEGVLVAVTSGDGLSVREIPRWRSPDSVRAELARRGWAQPATWVGQPPDDVSGLPDRLLVLLPVAGTAPDSVAISLGAAVWADRAVGRELVIVPVPVTAGDPELPWLELAAAYGAGPVASHVDPRPPTTGGRAVMFTGLSGAGKSTIASRLVELLLEGGHTVTLLDGDEVRTHLSAGLGFSKADRDTNVRRIGWVAAQIAKHGGLAVCAPIAPYAATRADARRLVEEQAGPGSFVLVHVATPLEECEARDRKGLYARARRGEIAEFTGISDPYEEPTDAELTIDTRSSSVDESARLVLAHLAGG from the coding sequence ATGGCGCAGAACCGGATGCGGCTCACCCACGCCCAGCTCGCCGACCTGGCGCGGCACGCGTTCGGCCTGACGCCGGGCGCGCCCGACCTCCCGGCCGACACCGAGTTCGAGGACGCCGAGGGCGTCCTGGTCGCCGTGACCTCCGGCGACGGGCTGTCCGTCCGGGAGATCCCCCGCTGGCGCTCGCCGGACAGCGTCCGCGCCGAGCTGGCCCGGCGCGGCTGGGCGCAGCCCGCCACCTGGGTGGGGCAGCCCCCCGACGACGTCTCCGGCCTGCCCGACCGGTTGCTGGTGCTGCTGCCGGTGGCCGGCACCGCACCGGACTCCGTCGCCATCTCGCTGGGCGCCGCGGTCTGGGCCGACCGGGCGGTGGGCCGCGAGCTGGTCATCGTCCCGGTGCCGGTCACCGCCGGCGACCCCGAGCTGCCCTGGCTGGAGCTGGCCGCCGCGTACGGGGCCGGTCCGGTCGCCAGCCACGTCGACCCCCGGCCGCCGACCACCGGCGGGCGCGCGGTGATGTTCACCGGGCTGTCCGGCGCCGGGAAGTCCACCATCGCCAGCCGGCTGGTCGAGCTGCTGCTCGAGGGCGGGCACACCGTGACGCTGCTGGACGGCGACGAGGTGCGCACCCACCTGTCGGCCGGGCTGGGGTTCTCCAAGGCCGACCGGGACACCAACGTGCGGCGGATCGGCTGGGTCGCGGCCCAGATCGCCAAGCACGGCGGGCTGGCCGTCTGCGCACCGATCGCGCCCTACGCCGCGACCCGCGCCGACGCCCGGCGGCTGGTCGAGGAGCAGGCCGGCCCGGGGTCGTTCGTGCTGGTGCACGTGGCCACCCCGCTGGAGGAGTGCGAGGCCCGCGACCGGAAGGGCCTCTACGCGCGGGCCCGCCGCGGCGAGATCGCCGAGTTCACCGGGATCAGCGACCCGTACGAGGAGCCCACGGACGCGGAGCTGACCATCGACACCCGCTCGTCCAGCGTCGACGAGAGCGCCCGGCTGGTGCTGGCGCACCTCGCGGGCGGCTGA
- a CDS encoding ATP-grasp fold amidoligase family protein, translating to MPAVSLPDGVVTRLPLRLKRAVLFRAAHGRWPGRTTFTDKVNWRVVHDRRPLVGQLGDKLAMKAYATAVCPSLRVPAVLWSGTDVGAFAAAPDLPARWVLKPNHGSMRVHVGTGRPDAAELRRVTAGWLDEPLFRTRGEWVYSQARRLLLAEEFLGAGDPPADHKFLVFDGRVELVQVDTGRFGDHRRRLYTPDWTPVDVVEAVPAGPVTPPPASLPRMLEVAATLGAAFDFVRVDLYDVDGEVWFSELTPYPGGGLDAFDPVLDERLGAAWRLPPHPSARSHLAG from the coding sequence GTGCCTGCCGTGTCGCTCCCGGACGGCGTCGTGACCCGGCTGCCGCTCCGGCTCAAGCGCGCCGTGCTCTTCCGCGCGGCGCACGGCCGCTGGCCCGGCCGGACCACGTTCACCGACAAGGTGAACTGGCGGGTGGTGCACGACCGCCGGCCGCTGGTCGGCCAGCTCGGCGACAAGCTGGCGATGAAGGCGTACGCCACCGCGGTGTGCCCGTCGCTGCGGGTCCCGGCCGTGCTGTGGAGCGGCACCGACGTCGGGGCGTTCGCCGCCGCTCCCGACCTGCCCGCGAGGTGGGTGCTCAAGCCCAACCACGGCTCGATGCGGGTGCACGTCGGCACCGGCCGGCCCGACGCCGCCGAGCTGCGCCGGGTCACCGCCGGCTGGCTGGACGAGCCGCTGTTCCGCACCCGCGGCGAGTGGGTCTACAGCCAGGCCCGCCGGCTGCTGCTGGCCGAGGAGTTCCTCGGCGCCGGCGACCCGCCCGCCGACCACAAGTTCCTGGTCTTCGACGGCCGGGTCGAGCTGGTGCAGGTCGACACCGGCCGGTTCGGCGACCACCGGCGCCGGCTGTACACCCCGGACTGGACGCCGGTCGACGTCGTCGAGGCGGTGCCGGCCGGTCCGGTCACGCCGCCGCCGGCGTCCCTGCCGCGGATGCTCGAGGTGGCCGCGACGCTCGGCGCCGCGTTCGACTTCGTGCGGGTCGACCTCTACGACGTCGACGGCGAGGTGTGGTTCAGCGAGCTCACGCCCTACCCCGGCGGCGGGCTGGACGCCTTCGACCCGGTCCTGGACGAGCGGCTGGGTGCGGCCTGGCGGCTGCCGCCGCACCCCTCGGCCCGGAGCCATCTGGCCGGTTGA